AACACCTTTTCAAAAGGATCAAGCAGTCGCAGATTGCATTAGCAATCTTTTCCGAAAGATATGCGGAGTCCCCATGGTGCTTGAACGAACTggcaaagatgaagaaacttgCAAAGAAGGGCAAATTAAATGTGGTTCCTATTTTCTACAAGGTGGAGGTAAATGATGTGAGACACCAAGAGGGAAAATTTGGTAGTAACTTTTGGAAGTTGGCAAAGATTTCTAGTGGTGACGAGATCAAGAAGTGGAAGGAAGCTTTGGAGTTTTTCTCTAATAAGATGGGCTTGACGTTATGTGGCAAGAGGTACTCTACatgatctttctttttatctaaGAGTACGTACATATATGTCACTACATGTACAGATTGTTTTCGTGACTTGTGAGTCAAGAAATAAAAGCATAACACGACACTAGCATAAAGTGATCAGCTGAAACAATTCCGTGAtatttgcaaaagaaaaatagaagaataAAGCTTCAATCAtagatttagaaaaataagaaaatggtttgtt
This sequence is a window from Arabidopsis thaliana chromosome 1 sequence. Protein-coding genes within it:
- a CDS encoding Toll-Interleukin-Resistance (TIR) domain family protein (Toll-Interleukin-Resistance (TIR) domain family protein; FUNCTIONS IN: transmembrane receptor activity; INVOLVED IN: signal transduction, defense response, innate immune response; LOCATED IN: intrinsic to membrane; CONTAINS InterPro DOMAIN/s: Toll-Interleukin receptor (InterPro:IPR000157); BEST Arabidopsis thaliana protein match is: Toll-Interleukin-Resistance (TIR) domain family protein (TAIR:AT1G57830.1); Has 1600 Blast hits to 1535 proteins in 47 species: Archae - 0; Bacteria - 5; Metazoa - 0; Fungi - 0; Plants - 1595; Viruses - 0; Other Eukaryotes - 0 (source: NCBI BLink).) is translated as MTKSVKKIPMVAISRFMQPPQFQDQVFINFRGEEIRYSFLSHLAAAFELHGINFFIDKDEQKGKDLKHLFKRIKQSQIALAIFSERYAESPWCLNELAKMKKLAKKGKLNVVPIFYKVEVNDVRHQEGKFGSNFWKLAKISSGDEIKKWKEALEFFSNKMGLTLCGKRYST